The genomic DNA GCCCCGTTCTACGGCGCGGGTCTGTCCGAGGAGCGTCTCGGCGCTGCTCTCACCGGAAAGGACCGGGACCAGTACGTCCTGTCCACGAAGGTGGGCCGCGTGATCCTGGACGAGCTCGAGACGGGTTCGCGTGACCTTGGGGAGAAGGGCGGCCTGTTCGAGCACGGGAACCCCAACAAGATGGTGCACGAGTGGACAGCCGATGCCACCAAGCGTTCGATCGAGGGCAGTCTGAAGCGGCTCGGCGTGGACCGCCTCGACATCGTCTGGGTGCACGACATCGCCCAGGATTTCCACGGCGACCTGTGGCTGCAGAAGTTCGAGGAGGCCCGCACCGGCGCCTTCCGTGTGCTGTCCCGGCTGCGGGATGAGGGCGTCATCAAGGCGTGGGGGCTGGGCGTCAACCGCACCGAGCCCGTCGAACTGACCCTTGCCCTGGACGAGCCGCAGCCCGACGGGTTCCTCCTCGCCGGCCGCTACTCACTGCTGGACCACGACCACGCCCTCCAGCGACTGCTGCCCATGGCAGCCGAGCAGGGCGTCGACATGGTGGTCGGCGGCCCCTACAGCTCCGGCATCCTGGCCGGCGGCACCCACTTCGAGTACCAGGACGCACCCCCGGAGATCATCGAGAAGGTCCGACGCATCAAGGACATCGCCGACCGGCACGGCGTGAGCATCAAGGCCGCAGCCCTGCAGTTCGCCCTTGCTCACCCGGTCGCCGCCGCCGCCATTCCCGGCGCCACCAAGCCCAGCCGCATCGCCGAAGACCTCTCCGCCCTGAACGAGAACGTCCCGGCCGACTTCTGGGCCGAACTCCGCAAGGCCGGCCTGGTCAGCCCCCAGGCGCCGCTCCCCGGCAACGCCTGAGTGCTTGCCCAACCACCGTTCCCGAAGACGAAACGAGTTCTGGAGAAAAATCATGGCATCGACATCAGTGAGCCGAGTTGTACCGGCCTCCCCCGAGCGCGTGTGGCAGCTGATCGGCGGCTTCGATTCCCTCCCCGACTGGCTCCCGTACATCGCCGAGAGCGCGGCACTGGAGGGCGGCCGCGTCCGCCGGCTCGCCAATCCGGACGGAGAGGCCATCGTCGAGCGCCTCGTGGATTTCGACGACACAGAACGTCACTACAGCTACGCCATCCTCGAAGCGCCCTTCCCGGTCGTCGGCTACATCTCCACCTTGCGCGTGCATGAGGTGGCCGGCCGGAAAGACGTAGCCGAGGTGCAGTGGTCCGGACGGTTCACCCCCCATGGGGCGAGCGAGGACGAGGCGGTCGCCCTGTTCACCGGGATCTACCGAGACGGCCTCGACGCCCTCCACAAGGCACTCGGCTGACATCGCCCCCTGGGTCCCTCGAGGCCCAGGGGTTCGAGCCACGTCGTAGACCGATCCCCTGGCGGGTGATGATGCGGGACCGTCCGGACGACCGATACGTCGATCACGAGGAGCAGGCCAACAGCGCTCGCCGCAGCGGCGAGTGCCGGCCTGGTCAGGGATGAGGTGCGACGTTCCAACTGGCCAGCATCGGAAGGACGCGGGCGGTCGGGGAGTCGGGCTCGGTCGTGTAGACGACGAGCCGCTGGTCCGGCTCGTGCGGCGCGCAGACGATCTCGATGTCGAAAGACATCGGGCCGGCGGCGGGGTGCTGAACGCGCTTGGTCACCGACGCGTAGTCGCGGACGGCGTGGTCGTCCCACCACCGGGCGACGTCGCCGTCAGTGCTGCGCAACTCGTCCACGAGCGCAGCGAGGCGGTTGTCGTGCGGGCGGCGGGCGATCTCCCGACGCATGGTGGCGACGGTGGCCGAGGCGAAGTCCGCCCAGTTCACGATCCGCTCGCGGGCGACCGGGTCCTGGAACATGAAGCGGACGAACGATGTCCCCGGCTCCAGCGGACGGCCCAGCACCTCCGTCAGCAGGGCGTTGCGGGCGAGGACCTCGCCGCGATGGCCGAGCAGCAGCACCGGGACGTGGTCGAGCGTGCGCATCAGCCGCAGCAGCCCGGGATCGGGGCGCTGGACCGCGTGCGGGGTCGCGGCGCGATGTCGGGCGGTGGGTGCGGCGAGGTCGCGCAGATGCGCGTGCTCGACCTCATCCAGGCGCAGCGCCCGGGCCAACGCGTCGAGCACCTCGGCGGAGATGTTGGCCTGGCGTCCCTGTTCGAGCCGGCTGTAGTAGTCCGGGCTCAGGCCGGCCAGCACAGCGAGCTCCTCCCGCCGCAGCCCCGGCACCCGTCGGGCCCCGGGGAAGGGTTCGATGCCCGCCTGGGAGGGGGTGAGCCGGTCCCGGCGGGAGCGGAGGAACGCCCCGAGCGCGGCGCGGTCGCGCGGCATGGCTCAAGGGTAGGCGGGCTGCCCGAGTCCTGGGTGGTCCTGCTGTGCCCAGGTTCGTCCTGACCTGGTCCGGTACCTGTGGGTCGCCCTAGAAAGGGACCCATGACTACTTCCCTTCGCACGAATGACAGTGCAACCACCGCCCCCGGCTTCCGGCTGGCCGGCCGCACCGCCGTGATCACCGGCTCGACCAGCGGTATCGGCGCGGCAATAGCCCGTACTCTGGCCGGCGAGGGCGCACACGTCGTCCTCAGCGGCCGGCAGCCGACCCGCGGGCAGCGGGTCGTCGAGGAGATCAGGCAGGCCGGCGGCCGCGCCGACTTCGTCACCGCGGACCTGGCAGGCAGCTACGAGCAGCTGCGCGCCTTCGCGGTAGAGGCCACCGATGCGCTCGGCGGACGCGTCGACATCCTGGTCAACAACGCGGGCGTCTACCCTGCGACGCTGACCGAGGACCTGCCGGACTCGGACCTCGACGCCATGCTCGCGGTGAACATCCGTGCCCCTCACGTCCTGGTCGCCGCGATGGCGCCGGCCATGGCCGAGCGGGGCAGCGGCGTCATCGTCAACATCGGCTCCTGGATGGCCCGGGTCGGCAGCCCCTACGCGGCGATGTACACCGCGACCAAGGCGGCTGACGAGCAGCTCACCCGCAGTTGGGCCGCGGAGTACGGGCCGCGCGGCGTGCGGGTGAACGCCGTCGCGCCCGGGGCGACCCTCACGCCGGGCAACGAAGCGGCCCGCGCGGAGCTCGACGCGATGACCGCCACCACCCCGGCAGGCGTCGTCGTCCGGCCGGACGACATCGCCAAGGGTGTCCTGTACCTCGCCGGCGACGACGCGGCCATGGTCCACGGCATCACGCTCTACGTGGACGGCGGAATCTCCGCCACCCGCCCGGCCTGACCCCCGGACGGCGCAGGGGGTCAGGCGCCGGCCGACCGTCTCACCGGCGACCGGCGGCGCGCCGCCCGCTCCAGAGCGGGCGGCGCACCGCGCTCGTGTTCCGGTGGTGCCCGCAGGTCATCGGGTTGGAGTTCCGCTGCGGGCGTGTACGGTCCATGGCGGATCCGCGGGACCTGGAGCTCCGTGGCGCCGCCGACCGGCGGTCGCCCTCGAACAGTCGCTGAACGATGCGGCCTCGGCGTTCCCGAACGACCGCCCCGAGAACCTCTACACATGGAACGTTCCAGCTCCCCAGCTGGTGAACGGCGGCAACGGGATGCGCGGTCACACCTGTGGGCGGTCCTCCAGGTGGATTGAGGTTGTTCCGAATCTGCGCAGCCCTCGGCCGGAGCACGACGGTTCCGTCGCGGTCGCGACCCTCACCGCCATGCCGCCCACTTCTTCACCGCGAACCGGTCGCCGACGCGCCGCACCTCGACGGCGCCCGGCCCGGGGAAGTGCGCGGGGAACAGCAGGGCGCCTCGGTCCACGGCCTCCCCCAGCACCCGGCGCCGGCTGTCCCGTGCGCGCGGCTCGTCCTCATCGAAGGTGGGGCAGTCGTCCGGCTCCACGATCTGCAGGGGACTGTGCAGCAGATCCCCGGCGAACAACGCCCTGTCCGAGCCCGACCGCAGCCACACGACGGAGGATCCGGGCGTATGGCCGGGGGCGGGCTCGATACGGAGCTGGGCGTCGATGTCGTAGTGGTCGCCCTCCCACAGCACGGTCTGCCCGGACCGGTGCACAGGAGCGACACTGTCCTCGAAGACGTTGGCCATCCGGGGGCCGGAGCGGGTCCGGTGCCCGTTGGCCGGGTTCCAGTAGTCGAAGTCGGCGCGCGAGATGACGTATTGGGCGTTGGGGAACGTCGGCCGCCACTCTCCGTCGTCCGTCCGGCAGGTGTTCCAACCGACGTGGTCACCGTGCACATGGGTACAGATCACCGTGTCCACGTCCTGCGGGCGGACCCCTGCCGCGTCCAGCTCATCGAGGTAGTGGGTGTGCAGATGGTGGAAGGACGGCATGGCCGGGCGCTCCCGGTCGTTGCCGATTCCGGTGTCGATCAGGATCGTCCGGCCCTCCTGGCTACGGATCAGCCAGGTCTGCATCGTGGTGCGGACCTCGTCGGCGGCCGGGTCCAGGAAGGTGGGGGCGAGCCAGTTCTCATGCGCCTCCCAGTGCTCCACCGGCACGTCGGGGAAGATGTATTGGCGGGCGCCGCCTCTCGCGGGGAGCTCAATCACGCGAGTGATCTCGACGTCTCCGAGCGCGATGGTGTCCATGCCTCCAGCCTGCGCGCGGGATGACTCCGGCGCCAAGGTCACCTGGCCGCACCTGGAGAAAGCGGGATGCGCCGCGACTCGGCCGGTCGGCGACCCGCGATAACGGGTTGGAGTCGGACAGTGACCATGGAGGGGCGAGAGCTCCGGCTTGATCACCAACCGTTCCGGTTCCTTCGCCGAGATCCGATCCCGGTACTCGCGCAGGTCCCGCAGGTCGCACACGATCGTCGACGCCGAGAACGCCTTCTCGCCTCCGGCCGGACCTCGGATCCGTCGTGCAGTCCGGCCACGCTTCAGGAACCCCGAAGTAGCGTCACGGCCCGACCGAGCACTCGAAGGGGAAGCCCTCGGCCACAGCTTCGGTCACTCAGCGGTACGCATCGGAACTCGCGGAATGTCGCACCACCTGCGGCGGTGCAGCGCACAGAATGGCTTCCCGCGAAGTCGAGACGAGGCCTGCGGCGGGGTCGGGTACCGTGACTGCCTGACATCCGTCCTTACTTCGGAAATGAAGTTCAGGATGCACATCCTGGAAGACCCGTCCCAGCTCTCGGAGCGGGCGCAGGACCTATTGCGTCGCACGGGCCGGCGGGAGTGCCCCGTTCGGTTCGGGTTGCCGATAGAGCTCTGGCAAGTACGGGACCACGCGGGGACGTTCGTCCCTGCCCCCATGGAACTCATCATCCGGCTCGAGGGATTCGAGCAGAGGTTCGGAGGCCTGCGGTACGAGGTGCGACACAGCTGGGTCGTGAACGGAGACCGGCACGAGACTGCCCGCGGGTGGGAGTACGACCACCTCGGCGTGAAGACGGCGGCATGGCAGGACCCCCGGAGGGGTGGCTGGTACTTCGAATGGACCGGTGAGCGCGTGTCGAAACCGTGCCGGGACCTGATCCACACCGATGGCAGTGTGGGCACCGACGTTGACGGCGGCAGCCGCTACCTCCCCATCGCCCCTTCCATCCTGCACCTGATCGAATCGCATGCCCTCACCGACAGCGTCGCCACGTGGAGACCCTGGCCCGTGGGCGGTCCGGCCGCCACGGCAATCGCGCTCATCGACGGCTTGGTGGACGTGCCTGAAGCCTCATGGGGTCGCTCGCGGTGGCGACTGTCCGACACCGTTGCCGTCATGGATCGCGACTCGTGGGACCCCAAGAACCCGCGTCGCCGGACGCTCGTCTGGTCTCGCGATGAAGCCGGTCACCGTCAGGTGCAGGAAGTCTTGGACGGATAGCAGCTGAGCGGTAGTTCTGCCGACGCCGGCGAATGCAACAGCCGGCGTGCAGTCGCTGGGACGGGTGGCCCCGAATCGAACTACCAGTGGGCAATGAGTGCCTGAGGGCTGTCCTGTAATCCCCGGTGGCTCAGCGCGCGGCGTCGGATGCGGTGCATCGCAAGGTGGAGGGGCGTCATCCTACTGGACGTGTTCCGACAACGCGGCGAGGTGCCGTAGCTGTCGTCGTGCGCCCGCCAGGGGTTACTGGACAGCGCTTAGAGCGCCACCATGCGCCCGCTGCGGCCCTGCAGACGGATGGAGGCCAGAGCACCGCAAGCGAGTGCTACGCCGAGGAGCGTGCCGCATACGGTCAGTACGGTCGGCATGTCGCCGGCCAGTGCGGTGCGCAGGCCGCGGACGCTCCAGTACCCGGGCGTGAGGGGGGCCACTTCGGCGACCCAGTGCGGCAGGACGCTGAGCGGGACCAGGGCGCCACCGAGGCTGCTCAGCAGCATGCCCCCGATGTCGTACGACGCCGAGAGCTCACCCACACTGCGGGCCAGAACGCCCAGGAGCGCACCAAAACCGAGCAGGGTGCAGGTCCAGGTCAACAGCACGGACAGCAGCAGGAGCGGATGCGTGACGCGCAGGCCGAATGCGCACACGCCGAAGGTGACAATGAGGATCTGCTGGGCGAACAGGATCGCGAAGACGGGGATGGCCTTGCCGACGAGCATCTCGGCCGGGCGTAGCGGCGTACCGCGCAGGCGGTCCCAGGTCCGGCCGAGGCGTTCCGTGAGAATTGCGTTGCCGGAGATGCTCAGCGCGAGCAGCGAGAAGGTGACCAGGGTGCCGATGACTGCTTGTTGCGTGCCGGCTGTCCGGCCCTGCGCAGACACGTAGAGCGGGCGCAGCAGGGTGAGGAACGCGAGCGGCATGATCAACCGGCTCAGCAGGGGGCCGGGTTCGCGCAGCATCAGCAGGACGTTGTGGCGCACGAGGGCGCCGGTACGGGCGAGTGACTCACGCGGCAGCATCGTGCCCCTCCGTCCCAGTCACCGTGTGTTCCAGGGAGCGGTAGAGGTCGTCCAGGCCGGGGCGGAGCACATCGACGGAGACAGGAGTCCGTCCGGACGCAAGGAGGGCGGCGAGGTCCGCGCCGGGGTCGGTTGTTGCCAGGCACAGGTCAGGTTCGGTGGGGTCGGCGAAGCTGACCTTGAGTTCTCCGGGCAGGTTGCGGGTGAGGTCATGCTGAGTGCCCCGGGCGATGATGCGGCCGGCGTGGGCGAGCGCCAACGTGGCGTCGAGGTCGACCAGTTCGGGCAGGTAGTGCGTGGTGTAGAGGACCGCGGCGCCGCGTTCGGCGCGCTCCTTTACAGCGGACAGGAGCGCTGAGCGGGTATCCGGGTCGGCGCCGGCCGTGGGTTCGTCCAGCAGCAGGAGTGGCGGCGAACCGACCATGGCGGTGGCCGCCTGCACCCGGCGTCGCTGGCCGCCTGACAGGATGCCGACGGGTTTGCGCGCGAGTGCGCTCAGGTGGAGTTCCTCCAGAATTCGCGTGATCTCCGCGTCGCGGCGCCGGCGGCGCAGTCCGCGTAGTTCGGCGAACAATCGCAGGTTCTCCTGCACTGTGATGGCGCTGTACAGGGCGAGTTCCTGTGGGGCGACTCCCAGGAGTTGGCGAACGACGTGACCGGCGCGCAGTGCGTCAAGTCCGCCGATGTGCAAGTGGCCGGAGTCGGGGCGCACGAGACCGGTGACCACTTCGATGAAGGTGGTCTTGCCGGCACCGTTGTGGCCGATCAGGCCTGCGATCTCACCAGGGTGGACCGTGAGGTCGAAGCCGTCGAGCGCTCGGCGCTCCCCGTATGACTTCACCAGACCCTCTGCGATGAGCATGTCACCTCCATGCGACCATGCGATGTCTACACCGTATACGTATACACTGTAGACTATGGGCGGACGACGAGAAGAGATCCTGGACACGGCACTGGCTCTCGCAGACGAGCGCGGGCTCGAAGCGGTCTCCATGCGGGCGCTGGCCGATCGTCTGGGAGTCACGCCCATGGCGCTCTATCGGCATGTCGACAGCAAGGCCGCCCTTCTGGACGGCCTCGTCGGCCGACTGCTCGCCGCCTTCCTTCCCCCGGACACCGGCAAGCCCCAGAACTGGAACGCCCGGCTTGCCGACCTCGCGCACGCCTGCAGGAAAACCATCCAGATCCACCCTTGGGCAGCACAACTGCTGTTCTCACGACCTGCCGTCACCCCGGACGCCGTACGTGCAGTAGATGTCATCTATTGCGCGCTGATCGAAGCCGGAGTCCCCGATCGCGAAGTACCCCGACTGGAACGAATGATCAGCACCTTCGTGATCGGCTTCGCCATCTCGGAAGCCTCGGGCCGTTTCGCTCCCGGCGCCCTCGACCCGCGCAGCCGCCGCGGTCAACTTCCCGACGGCGAACTCCCTGGCCACAGCAGGCTCACACCATGGCTGGACCTTCCCCCCGACCTCGACGCCGAGTTCGAGGCCGACTTGGAAGACCTGCTCCATCTCGTCGAAGCCGCAACACGGGAACAGCGATGAACTTGGTCTTGAGCGGATCAACCGGCTCGAGGGCGTCCTTGAGGTGCCCGATGAGCGAGTCGGTTCCCCGGTAGCTGCGGATCGCGCACGGCGACACTCGGTCCGTGCGGCGACCTCACGGTAGAGTTCCTGGCGGCGAGGGTTGCGTGTTGCCGCCCTTCGATGCCGTGTCGGGGCCGACGATGCCCCCGGCGAAGAGATCCGATTGCTGCAGGAGAGAGCGTGCGCGTGTTCATGGTGCCTGGCGCCGCCTGCCCGCCGTGACGCTTCTCCCCTGACGAAAGTGCTGCCGGGCCTTTGGTGCGGCCCCTGGCTCCCTCGTCCCTTTTCGACTTCCGGCCTGCTCGCGCGGGCCGTTCGCGGCGAGTCGGCCCGGCCCGCCCGCGCCCTCCTGTACGCCCTGACTTGCCTGGAGACAGGGTGTGCCCGAGCACGACAGGTCCTTGTCTTGTCTTCCTCCGCTCCGTCTCCCGTCGCGCGGCTGCGCGGCCTGCGTCCGACCTGGCTGTCCGATCCGAAGGTGTGGCGGACGGAGGTGCTGGGCGGCCTGGTGGTCGCGCTGGCGCTGATTCCCGAGGCGATCTCGTTCTCGATCATCGCCGGGGTGGATCCGGCGCTCGGTCTGTTCGCCTCGTTCACCATGGCCGTCGTCATGTCCGTCGTCGGCGGCCGGCGGGCGATGATCTCCGCCGCGACCGGGGCCGTCGCCCTGGTGATCGCACCGCTGAACCGTGAGCACGGCCTCGGATACCTGATCGCCGCCGTCATCCTGGCCGGTGTCTTCCAGGTCGCGCTCGGCGCGCTGGGCGTGGCGCGGATGATGCGGTTCATCCCGCGCTCGGTGATGGTCGGTTTCGTCAACTCCCTCGCCATTCTGATCTTCATGGCCCAGGTCCCCGAGATGCGGAACGTCCCCTGGGCCGTCTACCCGCTGATCGCGGCGGGGCTGGCGTTGATGGTGTTCTTCCCGAAGATCACGACCGTGATTCCGGCGCCGCTGGTCTCCATCGTCGTCCTCACCGCGACCACACTCGCGGCCGGTATCGCGGTGCCCACCGTCGGCGACAAGGGCGCCCTGCCCTCCTCCCTGCCGGTGCCGGGCCTGCCCGACGTGCCGTTCACGCTGGACACCCTGACCACCATCGCCCCGTACGCCTTCGCCATGGCCCTCGTCGGCCTGATGGAGTCGTTGATGACCGCCAGGCTCGTCGACGAAATCACCGACACCCACTCCAACAAGACACGCGAATCCGTCGGCCAGGGCATCGCCAACATCGTCACGGGCTTCTTCGGCGGCATGGGCGGCTGCGCAATGATCGGCCAGACGATGATCAACGTAAAGGTCTCCGGCGCCCGCACCCGCCTGTCCACGTTCCTCGCCGGCACGTTCCTCATGGTGCTGTGCATCGTCTTCGGTCCGATCGTCTCCGACATTCCGATGGCCGCCCTGGTCGCCGTCATGGTCATGGTGTCGTTCGCCACCTTCGACTGGCGCTCCCTCGCCCCCAAGTCACTGAAGCGGATGCCGGCCGGCGAGATCGTCGTCATGCTCGTCACCGTCGCGTGTGTGGTCACCACCCACAACCTCGCCATCGGTGTCGTGGTCGGCTCGATCACTGCCATGGTCATCTTCGCCAAGCGCGTCGCCCGCCACGCCCACGTCACCTCGGTGACCGACCCCGGCGGAGGCAGCGTCGTCTACGCCGTGACCGGCGAGCTGTTCTTCGCCTCCTCCAACGACCTTGTCGGCCGGTTCAACTACGCCACCGACCCGGACAAGGTCGTCATCGACCTGTCCGCCGCGCACATCTGGGACGCATCCTCCGTCGCCGCCCTCGACGCGATCGAGACCAAGTACGCCCAGCGCGGCAAGACCGTCGAGATCACCGGACTCAACGACCCCAGCGCGGACATCCACGGCAAGCTGAGTGGCGAGCTTGTCAGCCACTGATAGGAACCGGAGGTCTGCACAGCGGAAAACGCCCCGGTCCCTGAACGAGCGTAGAGGTGCTCGACGCAGGCCTTCTTCACCGGTGGTCCGGGTCGATTAGAGGTCTTCCAGGTCCTCACGGCGACCAGGCAGACAGTCCTTGCCCACGTAGCGGAGGTGCCACTGCGCAACCACGCAGGTGGTGACTGGCAACGGCCGCGCAGCCGTCCGGTCGCGGACCGACCGGGGGCCGATGATCCGTCGGGTGGGTGTGGATGCCGCTGCGCGACGAAGGGGCGCCGGCCGACTCCGCGTGGCGGAGCCGGCGAGCCGCTCCCCCGGGTCAGCGACCCGTGCGCGCGGCGGTGAGACGGTACCGGGCACCCCGGTGAGTGTCGAAGGACACCACGCACTCCTCGGGGCGGCCGGCGTGGGCGCCGACGACGTCCACCGGGTGCGGGGTCCGGATGCGGACCGGGTTGCCGAGCAGGGAGCGCACCTCGGCGTGCGTGATCCCTTCCGCTGTCCACGCGAGGTCGACCTCGAATCCGCCGCGGGCCCGCAGTCCGCGGAACGACCCGGCGGGCCAGGCGTCGGGGAGCGACGGCAGCAGGTCGATCTCGTCGGCATGGCTCTGCAGCAGCATCTCGGTGATGCCGGAGACCCCACCGAAGTTGCCGTCGATCTGGAACGGCGGGTGCAGGTCGAAGAGGTTGGGGGCGGTACGCGCGGGGGTGAGCAGGTCCGACAGGTGCTTGTAGGCGCGCGCCGGATCCAGGAGCCTCGCCCACATGTTGATCTTCCAGGCGAGGGACCAGCCCTGACCCGCCGTTCCGCGCAGTTCGAGGCTCTTCACCGCGGCCGCGGCAAGTTCCGGGGTCGTGCGGGGGTTGATCTGCGCGCTCGGGAAGACGCCGTACAGGTGGGAGACGTGACGGCTGCGCACCAGCGCGGCCTCCTCCCAGTCCTCCAGCCACTCCTGGATCTGGCCGAGGTATCCGATCTGCGTCGGCGCGAGGCGTTCGCGGATCTCGGTGACCCGCTCGACGAGTCCGGCATCCCGGTCCAGTACCTTCGCAGCGTGCCGGTAGGCGTCGAACAGGTCCCTCAGAAGCTGCATGTCCATGGTGGGGCCGGCGCAGATGCTGACGCTCTCGCCCTCGTCCTGGTGGTGGGTGACCTCGGGGGACTGCGAGGGGTTGGTGACGAGCCAGCCGGTCTTCGAGTCCACGACGAGTGTGTTGAGGAAGAACTCCACCGCCCCCTTGATCACCGGGTAGTTGCGGCTCAGAGCGCCCTTCTCGCCGGTGAAGCGGTAGTGGTCCCAGAGCATCACGCAGAGCCAGGCGCCGCCGGTCGGCCACATGCCGTACTGTGCGGCGTCCACAGGCGCGGTTCCCCGCCAGCCGTCCGTGTTGTGGTGCAGCACCCAACCCGGCGCGTCGTACATCGCCTTGGCGGTTCGGGTTCCGGACTCGGCCAGCTCGTGGACCATCTGTACGGCGGGGTCCCAGCACTCCGCCAGGTTGGCGGGGCCCGTCGGCCAGTAGTTCATCTCGAAGTTGATGTTGACGGTGTACTTGGACTCCCAGGCCGGGTTGAGGCTGTCGTTCCACAGACCCTGGAGGTTGGCGGGCTGGCCCGGCGATCGGGAGCAGGAAGTCAGCAGGTAGCGGCCGTACTGGAAGTAGAGCGCTGCGAGCTGCGGGTCCTTCCCGTCGGCGAAGAGCGGGATGCGCTGGTCGGTGGGGAGGTCGATCCGCTCCGACGGGCCCAGCTCGATGCCGACCCGGGAGAACAGGTTCCGGTAGTCGGCCACGTGCCGGCTGCGCAGCTGTTCGTAACGCCGCCCGGTGGCCGGGTCGAGGTGGCGGCGGGCTCTGGCCTTCGGGTCGGCGCCGGCGTCGAGGTAGTTCCGGTAGCTGGTCGCCATGGAGATCAGCAGGGTCACGC from Streptomyces sp. NBC_01707 includes the following:
- a CDS encoding MBL fold metallo-hydrolase, with the translated sequence MDTIALGDVEITRVIELPARGGARQYIFPDVPVEHWEAHENWLAPTFLDPAADEVRTTMQTWLIRSQEGRTILIDTGIGNDRERPAMPSFHHLHTHYLDELDAAGVRPQDVDTVICTHVHGDHVGWNTCRTDDGEWRPTFPNAQYVISRADFDYWNPANGHRTRSGPRMANVFEDSVAPVHRSGQTVLWEGDHYDIDAQLRIEPAPGHTPGSSVVWLRSGSDRALFAGDLLHSPLQIVEPDDCPTFDEDEPRARDSRRRVLGEAVDRGALLFPAHFPGPGAVEVRRVGDRFAVKKWAAWR
- a CDS encoding SulP family inorganic anion transporter; translated protein: MSSSAPSPVARLRGLRPTWLSDPKVWRTEVLGGLVVALALIPEAISFSIIAGVDPALGLFASFTMAVVMSVVGGRRAMISAATGAVALVIAPLNREHGLGYLIAAVILAGVFQVALGALGVARMMRFIPRSVMVGFVNSLAILIFMAQVPEMRNVPWAVYPLIAAGLALMVFFPKITTVIPAPLVSIVVLTATTLAAGIAVPTVGDKGALPSSLPVPGLPDVPFTLDTLTTIAPYAFAMALVGLMESLMTARLVDEITDTHSNKTRESVGQGIANIVTGFFGGMGGCAMIGQTMINVKVSGARTRLSTFLAGTFLMVLCIVFGPIVSDIPMAALVAVMVMVSFATFDWRSLAPKSLKRMPAGEIVVMLVTVACVVTTHNLAIGVVVGSITAMVIFAKRVARHAHVTSVTDPGGGSVVYAVTGELFFASSNDLVGRFNYATDPDKVVIDLSAAHIWDASSVAALDAIETKYAQRGKTVEITGLNDPSADIHGKLSGELVSH
- a CDS encoding aldo/keto reductase, coding for MTITSLLSDRIGFGTAPLGNMFRAIPDEEAAATVQAAWDQGIRYFDTAPFYGAGLSEERLGAALTGKDRDQYVLSTKVGRVILDELETGSRDLGEKGGLFEHGNPNKMVHEWTADATKRSIEGSLKRLGVDRLDIVWVHDIAQDFHGDLWLQKFEEARTGAFRVLSRLRDEGVIKAWGLGVNRTEPVELTLALDEPQPDGFLLAGRYSLLDHDHALQRLLPMAAEQGVDMVVGGPYSSGILAGGTHFEYQDAPPEIIEKVRRIKDIADRHGVSIKAAALQFALAHPVAAAAIPGATKPSRIAEDLSALNENVPADFWAELRKAGLVSPQAPLPGNA
- a CDS encoding TetR/AcrR family transcriptional regulator — encoded protein: MGGRREEILDTALALADERGLEAVSMRALADRLGVTPMALYRHVDSKAALLDGLVGRLLAAFLPPDTGKPQNWNARLADLAHACRKTIQIHPWAAQLLFSRPAVTPDAVRAVDVIYCALIEAGVPDREVPRLERMISTFVIGFAISEASGRFAPGALDPRSRRGQLPDGELPGHSRLTPWLDLPPDLDAEFEADLEDLLHLVEAATREQR
- a CDS encoding ABC transporter permease; its protein translation is MLPRESLARTGALVRHNVLLMLREPGPLLSRLIMPLAFLTLLRPLYVSAQGRTAGTQQAVIGTLVTFSLLALSISGNAILTERLGRTWDRLRGTPLRPAEMLVGKAIPVFAILFAQQILIVTFGVCAFGLRVTHPLLLLSVLLTWTCTLLGFGALLGVLARSVGELSASYDIGGMLLSSLGGALVPLSVLPHWVAEVAPLTPGYWSVRGLRTALAGDMPTVLTVCGTLLGVALACGALASIRLQGRSGRMVAL
- a CDS encoding SRPBCC family protein, translating into MASTSVSRVVPASPERVWQLIGGFDSLPDWLPYIAESAALEGGRVRRLANPDGEAIVERLVDFDDTERHYSYAILEAPFPVVGYISTLRVHEVAGRKDVAEVQWSGRFTPHGASEDEAVALFTGIYRDGLDALHKALG
- a CDS encoding ABC transporter ATP-binding protein, translating into MLIAEGLVKSYGERRALDGFDLTVHPGEIAGLIGHNGAGKTTFIEVVTGLVRPDSGHLHIGGLDALRAGHVVRQLLGVAPQELALYSAITVQENLRLFAELRGLRRRRRDAEITRILEELHLSALARKPVGILSGGQRRRVQAATAMVGSPPLLLLDEPTAGADPDTRSALLSAVKERAERGAAVLYTTHYLPELVDLDATLALAHAGRIIARGTQHDLTRNLPGELKVSFADPTEPDLCLATTDPGADLAALLASGRTPVSVDVLRPGLDDLYRSLEHTVTGTEGHDAAA
- a CDS encoding helix-turn-helix domain-containing protein — encoded protein: MPRDRAALGAFLRSRRDRLTPSQAGIEPFPGARRVPGLRREELAVLAGLSPDYYSRLEQGRQANISAEVLDALARALRLDEVEHAHLRDLAAPTARHRAATPHAVQRPDPGLLRLMRTLDHVPVLLLGHRGEVLARNALLTEVLGRPLEPGTSFVRFMFQDPVARERIVNWADFASATVATMRREIARRPHDNRLAALVDELRSTDGDVARWWDDHAVRDYASVTKRVQHPAAGPMSFDIEIVCAPHEPDQRLVVYTTEPDSPTARVLPMLASWNVAPHP
- a CDS encoding SDR family NAD(P)-dependent oxidoreductase — protein: MTTSLRTNDSATTAPGFRLAGRTAVITGSTSGIGAAIARTLAGEGAHVVLSGRQPTRGQRVVEEIRQAGGRADFVTADLAGSYEQLRAFAVEATDALGGRVDILVNNAGVYPATLTEDLPDSDLDAMLAVNIRAPHVLVAAMAPAMAERGSGVIVNIGSWMARVGSPYAAMYTATKAADEQLTRSWAAEYGPRGVRVNAVAPGATLTPGNEAARAELDAMTATTPAGVVVRPDDIAKGVLYLAGDDAAMVHGITLYVDGGISATRPA